Genomic segment of Candidatus Jordarchaeales archaeon:
GGAGCCCAAGGCTCCTAACTATTTCCGCACCAACTACGCCGTGGCTGACATTGTGTGTTTTCGAGCGCCCTATATCGTGGAGGAGCCCTCCAGCCTCCACTAATTGAATGTCTATATTCTTCCCTTTCTTAGACGCTTTTTCAGCGAGTTGACGCGCATAATCCGACACGGCAATACAGTGCTCAATAACGTTCCTTGGCGTTCCAACATTCTCTAAGATCTTAAGACACTCCTCTCTAGTAGGGACTCCGTGTGGCATTTTTCAAGCTCCTTAAGCTCTTCTTCAAGCTCTCGGAGCTTCTCCTCTAACACCCTGATGCTCTTGCTATTATCCTGGTATTTTAGTTCTTCGCCGCAGCTCGGACACTTAAACTCGGTCTCCATAGCCTCATCGAACGTCAAACGCTGGCAGTTCTGATTCCCACAGTGGAACAGCATGTTCTCTTTTTCAAACTTCAGCCTCTCACTCAGCTTAGAGTAAACCTCTCTTTTCCTCCTGATAACGGCTTCTATAATCTTGTCGCGCCTTACCTTCCAGTAGTAAATGAACCACCCGGTGTTCGTGTCCCTTGTACGCCTGTACGATGCAAGCCTCTCCTCGTACAACCTGTACAATATCTTTCTAACAACGTTAAGTTGCATGTCAAGCTTGCTTGCAATCTCCTCATCAGTAACTTCCTTGTTACTTTCGAAGAGAACCTTAACAACCATGTAGGCGCTTTCACCGCCTATGTCTTCAACAATAGCTTTGAGAAACTCCTCACTGCATGTTTTCTGGGAAGACAACAAGACGTCCACCGCCCCTCAACTTAAATAAGTAGGAGTATTCCCATTCTATATACGGGACATATAAAATTAAAAAGTTTTACTATTTTCATGTTTATGTTCAAAAACCAGCTAGAAAACATTAATATTCGCCTTCTCTCTTTATAGTTGAATGTTGACAAACCATCATCCACCATTCTCAGCCAGCATAGGCAGGTAACTATTAAGGCATCGTTTAATTAATAAACTTTGTGGAATTATTTAAAAGTGTATTAGCTTCCCCTTAGTTGAGAAGTGAACGTGTACGGAAGGGAGTTACTTTGCCGGAAAAAATTCTGGATGACGTTGATAGGAAAATAATAGCGTTCCTGCGAAGGAACGGGAGGGCGAAGCTAGTCGACCTGAGCAAGGCTATAGGGTTCACTAGCATGGGGGTCAAAAAGAGGGTTGCCAGACTCATAAATCGCGGCATTATCAGCGTGACCGTGGCGCTTAACAAGTCTACTTTGAACCTTGAACCAGCTTTCATCAGGGTTGCTGTCGACCCGCAGCGCTTAGGAGAATTCGTCGCCAGCTTCGAGGAGTGTCCTAGAACCATAATGCTCTTCGTGCGAAAGAACAGCGCCGTAGACATTTCCATGCTGGTCTTCGGCGAGACCAGGGGTGCGCTCAACGGTTTGCTGAGCAAAGTTAGAGACCAGAGGGGGGTTATGGGAGCGGAGCTCCAGCCGTTAGATGAAATATACTATACCCCCTACCTCTCGCTAAGGGTTGAAAAAATGCTTGGAGACACCCCGCCATGTAGGGTGAACTGCTCCCTCTGCAGTTACTACACTAAGTACGACTGTCCAGGGTGCCCCGTGTCGCCGGACTACAAAGGCCCACTGTAAATCCTCTAATGTTGGCGCAGTACACGGAGGCGGAGTGCTGGATAAGCTTCACCTGTTCCTCTCGCTTCCGCATGCAAACACCTAGACGGAAAACGATTTATTATGTGTGCGTGTGCTTAAGTTAGATGCTCTCCTTGGGATGGTGGAGTGATGGAGGTTTGCAGTGGGATCTGGCTCATACCCGAGAGGTTCTTCTCCTCTAACGTTTACGTTATTGGGAGGGGCGAGCTGACTCTTGTGGACGCCGGCGGCCCTCACGCCGCGAGGAAGTACATTTTTAGGGAGATGCGGAGTGGCGGCTTTGACCCTCGAAGCGTCGGGAGAATAGTTATAACTCACGCGCACCCAGACCACTTCGGCGGTGTTCGAGAGTTTCTAGAGGTCTCCGAAGCCGAGGTTATCGTCCACGAAAACGACGCCCGCTTTCTAAGTATGGGCGGTGTTAGGCCAACGAAGTTGCTCCGCGGCGGCGAGGTTATTAAAGCTGAGGGGTGCGAGCTGAAGGTCATTCACACTCCTGGGCACTCTCCAGGAGCGGTTTGCCTTTACGATTCAAGCCGCAAAATACTCTTCTCCGGGGACACTGTTTTCGCGTACGGGATAGGCAGGTTCGACCTCCCGGGTGGAAGCTTAGAAGCGCTCATATCGTCTCTCGCGCTCCTCTCGAGACTGGATGTTGAAACCCTCCTTCCTGGGCATGGTGACGTGGTTCTCCGTGGCGCCGCCGGGAACATTAAGGACAATTACCGTTACGCTCTCTCTTTCACAAATAGAGACAGCGCTGGGGGATTCCTTTGAAAGCTCTGTTCTTCGACGGTGAAAATCTGAGCTACGTCGAGGACTACCCCTTAGGGGAGGTTAAGCCAGGCTGGGCGCTTGTAGAGGTTAGGCTTGCAGGCATATGCAAGACAGACATAGAGATAACGCGGGGCTACATGTCCTTCAGAGGCGTGCTGGGACACGAGTTTGTTGGAGTGGTTAAGGAGGCGTCAAACCCCAGCTTGGTGGGCGAGCGTGTTGTATCTGAGATAAACATCCCATGCTGGAGCTGCGAGCTCTGTAACAGCGGACTAGAAAGGCACTGCCCGAACAGGAGAGTTCTCGGGATATCTGGGATCGACGGGTGCTTCGCCGAGTTCGTCCTGACACAC
This window contains:
- the tfe gene encoding transcription factor E, coding for MSSQKTCSEEFLKAIVEDIGGESAYMVVKVLFESNKEVTDEEIASKLDMQLNVVRKILYRLYEERLASYRRTRDTNTGWFIYYWKVRRDKIIEAVIRRKREVYSKLSERLKFEKENMLFHCGNQNCQRLTFDEAMETEFKCPSCGEELKYQDNSKSIRVLEEKLRELEEELKELEKCHTESLLERSVLRS
- a CDS encoding winged helix-turn-helix transcriptional regulator — its product is MPEKILDDVDRKIIAFLRRNGRAKLVDLSKAIGFTSMGVKKRVARLINRGIISVTVALNKSTLNLEPAFIRVAVDPQRLGEFVASFEECPRTIMLFVRKNSAVDISMLVFGETRGALNGLLSKVRDQRGVMGAELQPLDEIYYTPYLSLRVEKMLGDTPPCRVNCSLCSYYTKYDCPGCPVSPDYKGPL
- a CDS encoding MBL fold metallo-hydrolase, whose product is MEVCSGIWLIPERFFSSNVYVIGRGELTLVDAGGPHAARKYIFREMRSGGFDPRSVGRIVITHAHPDHFGGVREFLEVSEAEVIVHENDARFLSMGGVRPTKLLRGGEVIKAEGCELKVIHTPGHSPGAVCLYDSSRKILFSGDTVFAYGIGRFDLPGGSLEALISSLALLSRLDVETLLPGHGDVVLRGAAGNIKDNYRYALSFTNRDSAGGFL